In Desulfosediminicola ganghwensis, a single window of DNA contains:
- a CDS encoding DMT family transporter, with translation MNRIQANLLLLLAAMIWGSAFVAQQVGTGSLGTISFTGARFMVGALVVLPFALLQFRRVHNTERTFVKGDWLILAVTGMVLYLAAALQQYGILHTTVTNAGFLTAIYVPMVPVIGLLLLRKKVHWSVWPASIGCVIGTYILNGGRYAELQMGDYWVLTSTLFWASHVLLVGYIVSRTRAPLVVATTQFFVCGFVGLGVGFIVEQPALADFTSALFGIGYVGIFSVGMAFTLQVVGQRYTPAADAAIILSSETVFAAIAGAFFLGERLSLFQMSGAALILSGIVAVELLPLTRLGKPKPLE, from the coding sequence TTATTACTTCTCCTTGCTGCGATGATTTGGGGTAGTGCCTTTGTCGCCCAGCAGGTTGGTACTGGCAGCCTCGGCACCATATCTTTTACTGGCGCCCGCTTTATGGTGGGAGCGCTCGTTGTGCTTCCTTTTGCGCTACTACAGTTCAGGCGGGTTCATAACACAGAGAGAACTTTCGTAAAGGGGGACTGGCTGATCCTGGCGGTAACAGGCATGGTGCTCTATCTGGCCGCGGCCCTGCAGCAGTATGGGATTCTTCATACCACCGTCACCAACGCCGGATTTCTTACCGCGATCTACGTACCCATGGTGCCGGTGATCGGCCTGCTGCTGCTCAGGAAAAAAGTGCATTGGTCAGTATGGCCTGCCTCCATCGGATGCGTTATCGGTACCTATATATTAAATGGCGGCAGGTATGCAGAGCTGCAGATGGGAGATTACTGGGTATTGACCAGTACTCTTTTCTGGGCCAGCCATGTACTGCTCGTCGGCTATATTGTTTCAAGAACCAGGGCACCACTAGTGGTGGCGACTACCCAGTTTTTTGTCTGTGGTTTCGTCGGACTGGGAGTGGGATTCATTGTTGAACAGCCTGCTCTTGCAGATTTTACTAGTGCTCTGTTCGGTATCGGTTATGTGGGGATTTTCTCCGTTGGCATGGCTTTTACCCTGCAGGTTGTTGGTCAACGCTACACCCCGGCGGCTGATGCCGCCATTATTCTTAGTTCGGAGACGGTCTTTGCCGCGATTGCCGGAGCTTTTTTTCTCGGTGAGAGACTTTCCCTGTTTCAGATGTCCGGTGCAGCACTTATTCTTTCAGGAATCGTTGCGGTCGAGCTTCTGCCGCTCACCCGCCTGGGAAAACCAAAGCCTCTTGAGTGA
- a CDS encoding uracil-xanthine permease family protein — protein MSVETPNTEYQFRLGDSLLGAQMLFVAFGALVLVPILTGLDPNVALFTAGLGTLIFQVITKGKVPVFLASSFAFIAPIIYGVQTWGIPATMCGLAAAGVFYVILSFLIRIFGSQMLHRLLPPIVTGPIIMVIGLVLAPVAVNMAMGLTGDGSAWLVPGKTAAIVAGVSLTVTALVSLLGRGWIKLIPILCGIIAGYVTSLALDVTGFTASVQASFAPGDLANYTAPALISMAPVGDKAWFAMPSFVFPEWSWAAILFIVPVAIAPAIEHFGDVLAVGSITGKDYVKDPGIENTMLGDGIATSVASLLGGPPNTTYSEVSGAVALTKAYNPAIMTWAAICAILLSLVGKVGALLATIPVPVMGGIMILLFGMITVVGINTLVRSGKDLTTPRNLIIVAVILVCGIGGMKFTAGNFAIEKIGLAAILGLLLNLILPQERKES, from the coding sequence ATGTCTGTAGAAACACCGAATACAGAGTACCAGTTCAGGCTTGGTGACAGTCTGCTAGGTGCCCAGATGTTGTTTGTGGCATTCGGCGCATTGGTGCTGGTTCCGATTCTGACCGGTCTGGATCCGAACGTCGCACTTTTTACCGCCGGTTTGGGTACACTTATCTTTCAGGTAATCACTAAAGGTAAGGTTCCGGTATTCCTGGCTTCATCTTTTGCTTTTATCGCACCGATTATTTACGGCGTGCAGACCTGGGGCATTCCGGCAACCATGTGTGGCCTGGCTGCCGCTGGTGTTTTCTATGTGATTTTGAGTTTCCTCATTCGCATTTTTGGCTCACAAATGCTGCACAGGCTGCTGCCTCCCATCGTTACCGGTCCCATCATCATGGTTATCGGTCTGGTGCTGGCCCCCGTTGCAGTGAATATGGCCATGGGTCTTACCGGAGATGGTTCTGCCTGGCTGGTGCCGGGGAAAACTGCTGCGATTGTTGCCGGTGTTTCTCTGACCGTGACCGCACTGGTCTCCCTGCTTGGCCGTGGCTGGATTAAGCTTATTCCTATTCTCTGCGGTATTATAGCAGGGTATGTAACTTCCCTGGCCCTTGATGTGACCGGCTTTACAGCCAGTGTTCAGGCATCGTTTGCGCCTGGTGATCTGGCAAATTATACCGCCCCTGCGCTTATCTCCATGGCGCCTGTCGGCGATAAAGCATGGTTTGCAATGCCTTCCTTTGTTTTTCCTGAGTGGAGCTGGGCGGCTATCCTCTTTATTGTTCCGGTTGCCATTGCCCCGGCTATTGAGCATTTCGGTGACGTACTGGCGGTGGGTTCTATTACCGGCAAGGACTATGTCAAGGATCCTGGGATCGAGAACACTATGCTCGGCGACGGTATCGCAACTTCTGTTGCTTCACTGCTCGGTGGGCCGCCAAATACCACCTATTCTGAGGTGAGTGGGGCCGTTGCGCTGACCAAGGCTTATAATCCTGCGATTATGACTTGGGCTGCGATCTGTGCTATCCTTCTTTCATTGGTCGGCAAGGTCGGTGCGCTTCTGGCGACCATTCCTGTGCCGGTTATGGGCGGTATCATGATTCTGTTGTTCGGTATGATCACCGTGGTCGGTATCAACACTTTGGTTAGATCCGGCAAAGATCTGACTACCCCGCGCAACCTGATCATCGTTGCTGTTATTCTGGTCTGCGGTATTGGTGGTATGAAGTTCACTGCAGGGAATTTTGCCATTGAAAAGATTGGTCTTGCAGCGATTCTGGGTCTTCTTCTCAATCTGATCCTGCCACAGGAGCGAAAGGAATCCTAA
- a CDS encoding ABC transporter permease subunit yields MSDASSLQDTVIDTRQGGRMALLKEFWSYFSENRGAVIGLIFFVCIVLIAIFADFVAPHAPNQQYRDAFLQPPFWLDGGSLRFPLGTDAVGRDLLSRLIYGSRFSLFIGCVVVSVSLFAGIVLGLCAGFFRGRVDTFIMRIMDIVLAFPSLLLALVLVALLGPSLINAMIAIAIVQQPHYVRLTRAAVIGCMTKDYVTAARVIGVSRMRLMFVTILPNCMAPLIVQAALSFSTAILDAAALGFLGMGAQPPTPEWGTMLAEAREFILRAWWVVTFPGLAILLTVLAINLMGDGLRDALDPKLKRS; encoded by the coding sequence ATGTCAGATGCTTCTTCACTTCAGGATACAGTGATCGATACCCGCCAGGGGGGCCGTATGGCCCTTTTGAAGGAGTTTTGGTCATATTTTAGCGAGAATCGTGGTGCGGTAATCGGGCTGATCTTCTTTGTCTGTATTGTGCTGATCGCCATTTTTGCCGATTTTGTCGCTCCCCATGCACCTAATCAGCAGTATCGTGACGCCTTCCTGCAGCCACCTTTCTGGCTGGATGGCGGAAGCCTGCGTTTCCCGCTGGGCACCGATGCGGTTGGCCGTGACCTGTTGTCACGACTTATTTACGGTTCGAGATTCTCTCTTTTTATTGGCTGCGTTGTTGTTTCCGTATCGCTCTTCGCCGGTATAGTTCTCGGTCTGTGCGCCGGATTTTTCCGGGGCAGGGTCGATACCTTCATCATGCGCATCATGGACATCGTGCTGGCCTTTCCAAGCCTTTTGCTTGCACTGGTTCTGGTGGCGCTGCTCGGGCCAAGCCTCATTAATGCCATGATAGCGATCGCCATCGTGCAGCAACCACATTACGTGCGTCTGACCCGTGCTGCGGTGATAGGCTGTATGACCAAAGACTATGTGACTGCCGCACGAGTGATAGGTGTCAGCAGAATGCGCCTGATGTTCGTGACTATCCTGCCCAACTGCATGGCACCACTTATCGTTCAGGCTGCGCTTTCCTTTTCCACCGCGATCCTTGATGCCGCAGCACTCGGCTTTCTTGGAATGGGTGCTCAGCCTCCGACTCCGGAGTGGGGCACCATGCTGGCGGAGGCGAGGGAATTTATTTTGCGGGCATGGTGGGTTGTCACCTTTCCGGGACTAGCCATTCTGTTGACGGTGCTTGCTATCAACCTCATGGGTGATGGTCTTAGAGATGCACTCGATCCGAAACTCAAACGGTCATAG
- a CDS encoding ABC transporter ATP-binding protein — translation MNGNIVLEAENLKKHYEVRRGAFKAPAVVKALDGASFNLERGKTLAVVGESGCGKSTLARLVTLIEEPTSGVMKIDGVDLASISAAERRKYHAKVQIVFQDPYGSLNPRQKIGHALEEPLLVNTDTPKVERERLAREMLDLVGLRPEHYDRYPHMFSGGQRQRIAVARALMLEPEILVLDEPVSALDVSIQAQILNLLAELQERMNLAYLFISHDLSVVHHIADEVMVMYLGVPVESGNRETIFNNPKHPYTEALLSATPVADPFKEKKRIVLTGELPSPMNPPSGCTFHPRCPKMIDICPKEVPMPRQVGESLTACHVAKP, via the coding sequence ATGAATGGCAATATAGTTCTTGAAGCGGAAAATCTGAAAAAGCACTATGAGGTTCGGCGGGGCGCCTTTAAGGCCCCTGCGGTTGTGAAAGCCCTTGATGGTGCCTCCTTTAACCTGGAGCGTGGTAAGACCCTTGCCGTGGTTGGTGAGTCCGGCTGTGGTAAATCTACATTGGCCAGGCTGGTGACCCTTATCGAGGAGCCGACCTCAGGTGTCATGAAAATTGATGGTGTCGATCTCGCGTCTATAAGCGCTGCCGAGCGCAGGAAGTATCACGCCAAGGTGCAGATCGTTTTCCAGGACCCGTATGGCTCGTTGAATCCACGTCAGAAGATCGGTCATGCCCTGGAAGAACCGCTGCTGGTCAATACCGACACACCGAAGGTTGAAAGGGAACGATTGGCTCGGGAGATGCTTGATCTTGTGGGATTGCGCCCTGAGCACTATGATCGTTATCCACACATGTTTTCCGGTGGTCAGCGACAGCGTATCGCGGTTGCCAGAGCGCTTATGCTTGAACCGGAAATTCTGGTTCTCGATGAGCCCGTCTCAGCGCTGGATGTCTCTATTCAGGCCCAGATCCTTAATCTGCTGGCTGAGCTGCAGGAACGGATGAACCTGGCCTATCTCTTTATCAGCCATGATCTCTCGGTTGTACACCATATCGCCGATGAGGTGATGGTGATGTATCTCGGTGTTCCGGTCGAGTCCGGTAACAGGGAAACCATTTTTAACAATCCAAAGCATCCGTACACCGAAGCCCTCCTTTCAGCGACCCCGGTTGCCGACCCGTTTAAAGAGAAGAAGCGTATCGTACTGACTGGTGAGTTGCCTTCGCCGATGAACCCGCCGAGTGGCTGTACCTTTCACCCACGTTGTCCGAAAATGATCGATATCTGCCCTAAAGAGGTGCCGATGCCTCGTCAGGTCGGGGAGAGTCTTACGGCCTGTCACGTAGCAAAGCCCTGA
- a CDS encoding ABC transporter permease subunit: MFTFLLRKLGVILPTFFGVTLVAFVFIRMLPGDPVMLMAGERGMSEERHAQMMKQFGFDRPIWEQYLSYVGDLAQGDLGNSIITKKPVAEEFFTLFPATMELSLCAIIIAVFIGLPAGMLAATRRGSVFDHTVMAGALTGYSMPIFWWGLLLIIFFSGILGWTPVSGRISLMYYFEPVTGLMLIDSLLSGQKGAFASAISHLILPSVVLATIPMAVIARQTRSAMLEVLGEDYVRTARAKGLGPGRVIGLHALRNAMIPVITVIGLQVGVLFAGAILTETIFSWPGIGKWMVDSIFRRDYPSVQGGLLMIAAIVMTVNLIVDILYGLINPQIRHTD; the protein is encoded by the coding sequence ATGTTTACATTTCTATTAAGGAAACTGGGCGTAATACTGCCTACTTTTTTCGGGGTTACTCTGGTGGCGTTTGTCTTTATCCGTATGCTGCCGGGCGACCCCGTTATGCTGATGGCGGGCGAGCGCGGCATGTCTGAAGAACGGCATGCCCAGATGATGAAACAGTTCGGATTCGATCGCCCCATCTGGGAACAGTATCTCTCCTATGTTGGTGATCTTGCACAGGGTGACCTCGGTAATTCGATTATTACCAAGAAGCCGGTTGCGGAGGAGTTTTTTACGCTTTTCCCGGCGACTATGGAACTTTCCCTGTGTGCGATTATCATCGCGGTCTTTATTGGTTTGCCAGCGGGAATGCTAGCCGCGACCCGGCGAGGGTCGGTGTTTGACCACACGGTGATGGCCGGCGCCCTCACCGGGTATTCAATGCCGATCTTCTGGTGGGGTCTGCTGCTTATAATTTTCTTCTCAGGTATTCTCGGGTGGACTCCTGTTTCCGGTAGAATTTCGCTGATGTACTATTTTGAACCGGTGACCGGGCTGATGTTGATTGACAGTCTGCTCTCCGGCCAGAAAGGTGCATTTGCGTCCGCTATCTCACATCTGATTCTACCCTCTGTTGTTCTGGCCACAATCCCGATGGCAGTGATTGCCCGTCAGACCCGGTCAGCCATGCTGGAGGTCCTGGGTGAGGATTATGTGAGAACAGCCAGAGCGAAAGGACTTGGACCTGGTCGGGTCATTGGTCTGCATGCGCTTAGAAACGCGATGATCCCGGTAATTACTGTAATCGGTCTACAGGTTGGCGTACTCTTTGCCGGTGCGATTCTCACCGAGACTATCTTCTCATGGCCCGGTATCGGCAAATGGATGGTTGATTCTATTTTCAGAAGGGACTACCCGTCAGTACAGGGTGGTCTGCTTATGATTGCGGCCATTGTTATGACGGTCAACCTGATAGTAGACATACTCTACGGCCTGATCAATCCACAAATTCGACACACAGATTAA
- a CDS encoding ABC transporter substrate-binding protein, which yields MKKSNLLAAFCGVSLLTMGALGAQAKTLVYCSEGSPEGWNPSLYTAGTTFDATSRQIFNKLVEFERGETKIVPGLAESWEVSEDGLVYTFNLRKGVKFHTTKDFTPTRDFNADDVVFSFMRQLDKEHPFHKISGGSYEYFESMSMPDIIKSIEKVDDYTVKFVLNKPEAPMMANLAMDFASIFSAEYADNLVAAGTPEAIDQNPVGTGPFQLVAYQKDAVIRYKANPDYWAGKAAIDNLVFAITPDASVRYQKLKAGECHVMPYPNPADLKAMAEDKDINLMEKEGLNVGYLAYNSQMAPFDNPVVRKALNKAINKQAILDAVFQGAGKIAKNPIPPTIWSYNDAVQDDSYDPEAAKKMLADAGITSIDTKIWAMPVQRPYNPNARRMAEIIQADWAKVGVNAEIVSYEWGEYLKRSKDMDRDGAVLLGWTGDNGDPDNFLAVLLGCDGVGSANRAQWCHQPFEDLIQKAKVVSDPAERTKLYEEAQVVFKEQAPWATIAHSVVYEPIRTEVQNYKIDPFGGHIFYGVDLK from the coding sequence ATGAAAAAGTCAAATTTGTTGGCCGCTTTTTGTGGTGTATCATTGTTGACCATGGGAGCACTCGGCGCCCAGGCAAAGACACTGGTATACTGCTCTGAAGGTAGTCCAGAGGGTTGGAACCCGTCCTTGTATACCGCAGGAACCACCTTTGACGCCACTTCCCGCCAGATTTTCAACAAGCTTGTGGAGTTCGAGCGTGGAGAGACCAAGATTGTTCCCGGCCTGGCAGAGAGCTGGGAGGTTTCTGAAGATGGTCTGGTTTACACCTTCAATCTGAGAAAAGGCGTAAAGTTCCATACTACCAAGGATTTCACCCCGACCCGTGATTTCAATGCCGATGACGTTGTTTTCAGTTTCATGCGTCAGCTTGACAAAGAACATCCATTCCATAAAATATCAGGTGGCTCTTACGAGTATTTTGAGAGTATGTCCATGCCTGATATCATCAAGTCTATCGAAAAAGTTGATGACTATACCGTCAAGTTTGTTCTCAACAAGCCTGAAGCTCCGATGATGGCCAACCTGGCTATGGATTTCGCCTCAATCTTCTCCGCAGAATATGCCGATAATCTGGTGGCTGCAGGTACCCCGGAAGCTATTGACCAGAATCCAGTAGGAACCGGTCCTTTCCAGCTGGTTGCGTACCAGAAAGACGCTGTTATCCGTTACAAGGCCAATCCTGACTACTGGGCGGGCAAAGCAGCTATCGATAACCTGGTATTTGCCATTACTCCTGACGCATCCGTACGGTACCAGAAGCTGAAAGCCGGCGAGTGTCATGTAATGCCTTACCCGAATCCTGCAGATCTGAAGGCGATGGCTGAAGATAAGGACATCAACCTGATGGAGAAAGAGGGACTGAACGTGGGTTATCTTGCGTACAACTCCCAGATGGCTCCTTTTGATAACCCGGTTGTCCGTAAGGCGCTGAACAAGGCTATCAATAAGCAGGCTATCCTCGACGCGGTATTCCAGGGTGCTGGTAAAATAGCCAAGAACCCGATTCCGCCGACCATCTGGTCGTACAACGACGCGGTTCAGGATGACAGTTATGATCCAGAGGCTGCTAAAAAGATGCTTGCTGATGCCGGTATCACCAGCATTGATACCAAGATCTGGGCAATGCCTGTACAGCGTCCATACAACCCGAATGCCCGCCGTATGGCAGAGATCATTCAGGCTGACTGGGCCAAGGTTGGTGTAAACGCAGAGATCGTTTCCTACGAGTGGGGTGAGTACCTCAAGCGCTCCAAGGATATGGATCGTGATGGTGCAGTACTGTTGGGCTGGACCGGTGATAATGGAGATCCAGACAACTTCCTGGCAGTTCTCCTCGGTTGTGATGGTGTTGGAAGCGCAAACCGTGCCCAGTGGTGTCATCAGCCTTTCGAGGACCTGATCCAGAAGGCGAAGGTTGTTTCCGACCCTGCCGAGCGTACCAAACTCTATGAAGAGGCGCAGGTTGTATTCAAGGAGCAGGCTCCTTGGGCTACCATCGCTCACTCAGTAGTATATGAGCCGATCCGTACAGAGGTTCAGAACTACAAGATCGATCCTTTTGGGGGTCACATCTTCTACGGTGTTGATCTGAAATAG
- a CDS encoding ABC transporter ATP-binding protein, which translates to MSLLEIENLSVSFLTAGGQFKAVDGVTLNVNPGDVVSVVGESGSGKSVAMLALMGLLPWTATVTADRLCFDGRDMLTLGRKERRAIIGSEMTMIFQEPMTSLNPCFTVGFQLTESLKVHKGMDRKQCRERAIELLELVGIPEPKRRLNAFPHQLSGGMSQRVMIAMAISCNPRLLIADEPTTALDVTIQAQILDLLLKLQKEKDMALILITHDMGVVAETADRVVVQYAGQQVEKQDVKGLFSDPHHPYAAALLASLPERSNAKILPSIPGVVPGQFDRPAGCLFSPRCSYATELCRTTAPKESSMELGRALCHYPLVGGRPTGHPEKGEDAA; encoded by the coding sequence ATGTCATTACTTGAAATAGAAAATTTATCCGTCTCCTTCCTGACTGCCGGCGGGCAGTTCAAGGCGGTTGACGGTGTAACTTTAAATGTCAATCCCGGTGACGTCGTTTCAGTGGTAGGCGAGTCCGGGTCGGGCAAATCGGTCGCGATGCTGGCGCTGATGGGGCTTCTGCCCTGGACCGCCACCGTTACGGCAGACAGGCTCTGTTTTGACGGCAGGGATATGCTTACCCTGGGCCGCAAGGAGCGTCGTGCTATTATCGGTTCCGAGATGACCATGATCTTCCAGGAGCCCATGACCAGCCTTAACCCCTGCTTTACCGTGGGCTTTCAGCTTACGGAATCGCTCAAGGTACACAAGGGAATGGATCGTAAGCAGTGCCGGGAGCGTGCTATCGAGTTGCTGGAACTGGTTGGTATTCCAGAACCGAAGCGTCGCCTCAACGCCTTTCCACATCAGCTGTCTGGTGGTATGAGCCAGAGGGTGATGATCGCCATGGCGATCAGCTGTAACCCCCGCCTGCTCATTGCCGACGAGCCGACTACCGCACTCGATGTGACCATTCAGGCCCAGATTCTCGATCTGCTTTTAAAATTGCAGAAAGAGAAGGATATGGCGCTCATTCTTATCACCCATGATATGGGTGTTGTTGCTGAAACAGCGGATCGTGTCGTGGTGCAGTACGCTGGTCAGCAGGTTGAGAAGCAGGATGTGAAAGGTCTCTTCAGTGATCCGCACCATCCCTATGCCGCAGCGCTTCTGGCTTCATTGCCTGAGAGGAGCAATGCCAAGATACTGCCATCCATCCCGGGCGTTGTGCCGGGCCAGTTTGACCGGCCTGCTGGTTGCCTTTTCTCTCCCCGTTGTTCCTACGCGACGGAGCTGTGCAGGACAACCGCCCCAAAAGAGTCGTCAATGGAGCTTGGAAGGGCCTTGTGCCATTATCCACTGGTTGGTGGTAGACCCACAGGACATCCTGAGAAAGGGGAGGATGCGGCATGA
- the upp gene encoding uracil phosphoribosyltransferase produces MAVHVPDHPLIKHKLGLMRQHDISTKDFRDLSSEVARLLTYEASKDMETQKKTIQGWAGPVEVDEIKGKKITIVPILRAGLGMMNGVIDLIPSAKVSVVGYYRNEETLMPVEYYVKTASRMEERTALILDPMLATGGTLLATIDTLKKSGCKKIKGLFLVAAPEGIAKITSAHPDVDIYVAAVDDKLNDVGYILPGLGDAGDKIFGTK; encoded by the coding sequence ATGGCCGTTCATGTACCGGATCATCCGCTCATCAAACATAAGCTTGGTCTGATGCGCCAGCATGACATATCTACCAAGGATTTCCGTGATCTTTCCTCAGAGGTGGCTCGACTTCTCACCTATGAGGCCTCCAAAGATATGGAGACCCAGAAGAAGACCATTCAGGGCTGGGCCGGACCAGTCGAGGTTGATGAGATCAAGGGAAAGAAGATCACCATTGTACCGATCCTGCGTGCAGGTCTCGGCATGATGAATGGTGTGATCGACCTTATCCCGTCCGCCAAGGTCAGTGTTGTCGGTTACTACCGTAATGAAGAGACCCTGATGCCGGTTGAGTACTATGTGAAGACTGCATCACGCATGGAAGAACGTACCGCGCTTATTCTTGATCCGATGCTGGCCACCGGTGGAACCCTGCTTGCAACCATCGATACCCTGAAAAAGTCTGGTTGTAAAAAGATCAAAGGGCTTTTCCTGGTGGCGGCCCCGGAGGGGATCGCCAAGATAACCTCTGCTCATCCTGATGTAGACATATATGTTGCGGCAGTTGACGACAAGCTCAACGATGTCGGATACATACTACCAGGCCTAGGTGATGCCGGAGATAAGATCTTCGGCACTAAATAG